From a single Leishmania major strain Friedlin complete genome, chromosome 27 genomic region:
- a CDS encoding conserved hypothetical protein (previous protein_id=AAZ09997.1) — protein sequence MQALPQVLDDRRQRLQVHENTVVQDAAQKMNVTVQQLYACTADIRQCSDVIEGSVLVLGVHTAHTLLTHLSRSLKSIEAVMDAWRTTAAAYQEHFTQCRQLMASMDQAYSGMKERRKTAETELRALRAERDRKEQAYDAAVLYVQRVLAEHTQWQEAHSYNTQRWPMTDTCEEALAVLHAVRAGSSAGNSDRRSRKDGDIGREEVPLPLKDDTSGSVGEVSRSFYASFVSPLPLPALCEWSPVVSSSKANSSEASGDVARRWCTTMGGRLSATQPSLHFAYVPPAEEVQLLREVLAMGTGSSSLMKDIQSAQARLDERRTRVRRVCTRSLDSLHAMRQEMRILRTHLQHLLDSQTPFMSMTEELLSRVRTHMEVEVARRVAAITAPTAMTSTTVLSPTGGSQGGISSTPRLNSSSVSYVAIPSSGLSEVAESGGDTASEGWAWMADA from the coding sequence ATGCAAGCTCTGCCTCAAGTGCTCGATgaccgacggcagcggctgcaggtgCACGAGAACACTGTCGTGCAAGATGCCGCGCAGAAGATGAACGTCACGGTACAGCAGCTCTACGCCTGCACGGCTGATATTCGCCAATGCAGCGATGTTATTGAGGGAtctgtgctggtgctgggGGTACACACTGCGCACACGCTCCTCACCCATCTCAGCCGCTCACTCAAGTCCATTGAAGCCGTGATGGACGCCTggcgcaccacggcggcggcgtatCAGGAGCACTTCACACAGTGCCGCCAACTCATGGCGTCCATGGACCAGGCTTACTCGGGCATGAAGGAGAGACGCAAAACTGCGGAGACGGAGCTgcgggcgctgcgcgcggaaCGAGACCGAAAGGAGCAGGCCTacgacgcggcggtgctgtaTGTACAGCGAGTCTTGGCTGAGCACACACAGTGGCAGGAGGCACACAGCTACAACACGCAGCGCTGGCCCATGACGGACACCTGCGAGGAGGCTctcgcggtgctgcacgcggTGCGAGCGGGATCGTCTGCCGGCAACTCagaccgccgcagccgaaaGGATGGCGATATCGGACGCGAagaggtgccgctgcctctcaAGGACGACACCAGCGGTAGTGTGGGTGAGGTGTCCCGCTCGTTCTACGCTAGTTTTGtgtcgccgttgccgctACCCGCGTTATGTGAGTGGTCACCAGTTGTTTCGTCGTCCAAGGCCAACTCGAGCGAGGCGAGTGGGGATGTGGCGCGGCGTTGGTGCACCACGATGGGCGGCCGACTCAGTGCCACTCAACCATCCTTGCACTTTGCGTAtgtgcctcctgcggaggaggtgcagctgctgcgggaggTGCTGGCGATGGGCACTGGGAGCTCTTCCCTCATGAAGGACATTCAATCCGCGCAAGCACGCCTCGACGAACGCCGCACGCGGGTGCGCAGAGTGTGCACTCGCAGTCTCGATTCCTTGCACGCGATGCGGCAGGAGATGAGGATTCTGAGgacgcacctgcagcacTTGCTCGACAGCCAGACCCCGTTCATGTCCATGACAGAGGAACTACTAagccgcgtgcgcacgcacatggaggtggaggtggcgagACGAGTCGCCGCTATCACTGCCCCTACCGCCATGACCTCTACCACCGTGCTGTCTCCCACCGGTGGCTCTCAGGGCGGCATCAGCTCCACGCCGCGTTTGAACAGCTCCTCGGTGAGTTACGTGGCCATCCCGTCGTCAGGGCTCAGCGAGGTCGCTGAAAGCGGTGGCGACACGGCCTCTGAAGGCTGGGCATGGATGGCGGATGCGTGA
- the KAR1 gene encoding putative 3-oxoacyl-ACP reductase (previous protein_id=AAZ09996.1) produces MRAPNAHPHSPCALYSLPLLLTASFLQLQRHQWDARDRDTHAQISVSLKPHNMVWNVRGKVGVITGASCALGREIMERLASQHQMKLACVSRKPLATPLPAGCAAFVADVSRGDDCDALMKSVQRELGAVSLLINCAGVTLNKVHVMCTDNDYAAVMDTNLKGALQVTRAALRHGGLLKLQDGAVLHIGSVAGVVGNEGQVLYSASKAALSGAVKSWALEYGPRNIRFNVVAPGLIDGEGMATTLTEGQKQRWRDDCPLKRLATTSEVADMAVAVALCCYMNGQTIAVDGGLS; encoded by the coding sequence atgcgtgcccCTAACGCACACCCACATTCCCCTTGCGCTCTCTActcgctccctcttctcctaACCGCGTCTTTTCTGCAGCTACAGCGACATCAGTGGGACGCCcgagacagagacacacacgcacagataTCCGTTTCTCTGAAGCCACACAATATGGTGTGGAATGTGCGTGGCAAGGTGGGCGTCATCACCGGTGCCTCCTGCGCGCTCGGCCGCGAAATCATGGAGAGGCTGGCCAGCCAGCATCAGATGAAGCTGGCGTGTGTCTCTCGCAAGCCGCTTGCCACACCGCTGCCTGCTGGCTGCGCAGCTTTTGTGGCCGACGTGAGTCGCGGCGACGACTGCGACGCCCTCATGAAATCGGTTCAGCGTGAGCTTGGCGCAGTGTCGCTTCTCATCAACTGCGCCGGCGTTACACTCAACAAGGTGCACGTGATGTGCACCGACAACGACTACGCGGCTGTCATGGACACAAACCTGAAgggtgcgctgcaggtgacgcgtgcggcgctgcggcatgGCGGATTGCTCAAACTGCAGGATGGGGCCGTGCTGCACATAGGCTCTGTGGCGGGTGTGGTGGGCAACGAGGGGCAGGTGCTGTACAGCGCGTCCAAGGCTGCCCTCAGCGGGGCGGTCAAGTCGTGGGCGCTTGAGTACGGTCCGCGCAACATCCGCTTCAACGTGGTCGCACCGGGCCTCATCGATGGTGAAGGCATGGCCACGACACTGACTGAGGGGCAGAAGCAGCGTTGGCGTGATGACTGTCCGCTCAAGCGGCTTGCCACCACTTCGGAGGTGGCAGACATGGCcgtggccgtggcgctgTGCTGCTACATGAATGGGCAGACAATCGCCGTCGATGGCGGCTTATCGTGA
- a CDS encoding putative protein kinase (previous protein_id=AAZ09998.1) produces the protein MSLDTDYEVERYAFVAGCRVKVCRCTHRSTGSKRAVKVYHTAAMDSRRAAMAVEEGMLAKSLPAAPQLVRVFDVYVEVERVSIVMEYMEHGSLYQRITTCGPLAETEARDVARHILTGLALLHANNVMHRDIKPENVFVRTTTSSSTGLGGAAAKTASAATTVVAIGDFGFATRRIPHDEFVGSPQYSAPELALIALQQRYSHAGTALPLTARPLYSEKCDVWSAGVVVFVTLTGLLPFDGATPEDVFTAVIRNVVPFNKVSPGRMSPSARAFIEALLTPNPSKRPSAKEALRHAWLTG, from the coding sequence ATGTCCCTCGACACCGATTACGAGGTGGAACGCTACGCGTTCGTGGCGGGGTGCCGAGTGAAagtgtgccgctgcacgcaccgcagcaccggTTCCAAGCGCGCCGTGAAGGTGTACCACACCGCAGCGATGGAcagccggcgcgccgccatggcggtggaggagggcatGCTGGCCAAGTCGCtcccagcggcgccgcagctcgtGCGCGTCTTCGACGTCTatgtggaggtggagcgcgtGTCGATTGTGATGGAGTACATGGAGCACGGCTCCCTCTACCAACGGATCACCACCTGCGGCCCTTTGGCGGAGACGGAGGCTCGTGATGTGGCGCGGCACATCCTCACGGGTCTCGCCCTCCTGCACGCCAACAACGTCATGCACCGAGACATCAAGCCTGAAAACGTGTTCGtgcgcaccaccacaagcagcagcaccggtctcggtggcgcggctgcgaagaccgcctctgctgcgacGACTGTGGTGGCCATTGGCGACTTCGGCTTCGCCACGCGCCGAATCCCGCACGACGAGTTCGTCGGCTCCCCACAATACAGCGCGCCAGAGTTGGCCCTCAttgcgcttcagcagcgctaCAGTCACGCCGGTACCGCACTGCCCCTCACTGCGCGTCCACTGTACAGCGAAAAGTGTGACGTTTGGTCGGCTGGTGTGGTCGTGTTCGTGACGCTTACCGGCCTCTTGCCCTTCGACGGCGCCACCCCCGAGGACGTCTTTACGGCGGTGATACGCAACGTCGTTCCCTTCAACAAGGTGTCGCCTGGCCGGATGAGCCCCTCTGCCAGGGCGTTCATCGAAGCCCTGCTGACGCCGAACCCGTCGAAGCGACCATCGGCCAAGGAGGCACTGCGGCACGCGTGGCTGACAGGCTAA
- a CDS encoding tubulin-tyrosine ligase-like protein (previous protein_id=AAZ10001.1): MRMRPFTASTAATPTAAGAAPASSMSSPAPLRKARESATGSAGSYFLGSSTFSVYEEMARQLREEGWRRKTEAAIATADFILGDRFRIPYTLLRVERMARSSWFGGTRWVNYFEGSHRLTLKAAMVQLMKEVDTHWATWLPESYAVGGDQLKKADERRALLEALAAAGDDDAVWIVKPSSGAKGRHILLLRASAVPEWLERLPESSKSMYVVQRYVDRPLLLSNGRKFDIRVWALLVSPYSIYAYTQVSCRTASEPYDLSDITNTHVHLTNHCLQKDAAHFGEYEEENEMWLPQLQSYLTSIGKPADLLETRVLPAIKELLVRTLLAVMPEMAVPATEAYKCFQLFGYDMILTEEADVRLLEINGSPGVAERFLTPLVRSMRELLGAGPKDGTGSTTTTRNCDNTSHEGFSENGSSSNSGCASPTSASSSCPGRRRTSHAFSAATSATGATRNWRLEDEGFVLLWRRGDAVPPGLVDVC, translated from the coding sequence atgcgAATGCGGCCCTTCACCGCCAGCACGGCCGCGACTCCCACGGCAGCGGGTGCCGCACCCGCCTCCTCAATGTCCTCCCCTGCGCCCTTGAGGAAGGCGCGGGAGAGCGCGACGGGATCCGCCGGGTCATATTTTTTAGGCTCCTCGACCTTTTCCGTCTACGAGGAAATggcgcgccagctgcgcgaggagggATGGCGGCGCAAGACGGAGGCAGCGATCGCCACGGCGGACTTCATCCTGGGCGATCGCTTCCGCATTCCTTACACACTTCTGCGGGTCGAGCGGATGGCGCGGTCATCGTGGTTTGGCGGGACACGGTGGGTGAACTACTTCGAAGGCTCGCATCGGCTGACGCTCAAGGCGGCGATGGTACAGCTGATGAAGGAAGTCGACACGCACTGGGCCACGTGGCTGCCAGAGTCGTATGCGGTTGGCGGGGACCAGCTAAAGAAGGCGGAtgagcggcgcgcgctgctggaggcgctcgcggcggcaggcgaCGATGATGCCGTGTGGATCGTGAAGCCCAGCAGCGGGGCGAAGGGCCGGCACATTCTGCTGCTCCGCGCCTCCGCGGTGCCGGAGTggctggagcggctgcctGAGTCTAGCAAATCCATGTACGTGGTACAGCGCTACGTCGATCGCCCGCTGTTGCTCAGTAACGGCCGCAAGTTCGACATTCGCGTGTGGGCACTGCTGGTGAGTCCCTACAGCATCTACGCCTACACACAAGtcagctgccgcaccgcgaGTGAGCCGTACGACTTGTCAGATATCACCAACACCCACGTACACCTCACGAACCACTGCCTGCAGAAAGATGCAGCGCATTTTGGCGAGTACGAAGAGGAAAACGAGATGTGGCTGCCGCAACTGCAGTCCTACCTCACCTCCATCGGCAAGCCGGCAGATCTGTTAGAGACCCGCGTGCTTCCCGCCATTAAGGAGCTCCTCGTGCGCACGCTCCTGGCAGTGATGCCGGAGATGGCCGTTCCCGCGACGGAGGCGTACAAGTGCTTCCAGCTTTTCGGCTACGACATGATCctcacggaggaggcggatgtgcggctgctggagATCAACGGCTCTCCTGGCGTTGCGGAGCGCTTTCTTACCCCATTGGTGCGGAGCATGCGGGAACTTCTCGGGGCAGGGCCAAAGGACGGCACAGGGTCGACAACGACCACCCGCAACTGCGACAACACGTCTCATGAGGGGTTTAGCGAGAAcggtagcagcagcaacagtggCTGCGCCAGTCCGACAAGTGCATCCAGCAGCTGCCCAGGGAGACGACGCACTTCGCATGCTTTctcagcagcgacgtcggcCACAGGGGCTACGCGGAATTGGCGGCTGGAGGACGAGGGCTTCGTGCTGCTATGGCGTCGCGGCGATGCGGTGCCACCTGGTTTGGTGGATGTGTGCTAG
- a CDS encoding putative protein kinase (previous protein_id=AAZ09999.1) produces the protein MGRTAEAIAPSKGHFRHHYSLSDEIGKGAYAVVFRCIHRETKAVYAVKIVDKRKAGPKDIDDITHEIDVMGRIGYHPNVVQMMEYFSTERRFYIVLDLLAGGMLFNRIVELQHYSESNASVLVRNVLSGLAHIHSRGVIHRDLKPENLLLRYAASPSTSPNSNLTDVCLADFGLAGYVPSTTCCGSPSYIAPEVISVGYYRTRKEPYDSKCDIWSIGVVTYILLSGKMPFHGNSFRETFELVVGNRWSFSSDTWASVTPTAKDFIEACLTYDPVERPTALELLQHPWLANEQPHVHLGRSLESLRSLTKTKVKAAVRVFCWTQSLLGPLDWTPPFMRFLRHSDKFSTVLTHQSQTDPQQVHTVDFGKALNHEKPGWRIQDCCTCPSEQVCRHIQNVHEYLFVGKRSMEVYPFIDELRMMHEEAEDRLTADQRDAEARKRLDQVNYLIEAACVFSDELAKVPAGELKPNLMLDGSRNTLFRALGGSRSVTKTWHGPDKKDVAHRVVEKMRAQKLASPATGKSTKAAAMPRSSTPTPKASSKPSSTSKRIKTAPNAGTPSRCS, from the coding sequence ATGGGCCGCACTGCAGAGGCGATTGCCCCATCGAAGGGGCACTTTCGACACCACTACTCGCTGAGCGACGAGATCGGCAAGGGCGCGTACGCCGTCGTTTTCCGCTGCATCCACCGAGAGACGAAGGCCGTGTACGCGGTGAAGATCGTGGACAAGAGAAAGGCGGGGCCGAAGGACATCGATGACATCACGCACGAGATCGACGTGATGGGCCGCATCGGCTACCACCCAAACGTGGTGCAGATGATGGAGTACTTCTCCACGGAGCGGCGCTTTTACATCGTCCTCGATCTCTTGGCGGGCGGCATGCTGTTCAACCGCATCGTTGAGCTTCAGCACTACAGCGAGTCCAACGCCTCAGTGCTGGTGCGCAACGTGCTCTCCGGGCTGGCGCACATTCACTCAAGAGGCGTCATACACCGTGACTTGAAGCCAGAgaacctgctgctgcgctacgcggcctcgccgtcgacgtcgccaAACTCGAACTTGACGGACGTGTGCCTCGCCGACTTTGGGTTGGCCGGGTACGTGCCGAGCACCACCTGCTGCGGGTCCCCCTCATACATAGCGCCAGAGGTGATCAGCGTGGGCTACTACCGGACCCGCAAGGAGCCGTACGACTCCAAGTGCGATATCTGGTCCATCGGCGTCGTTACGTACATCTTACTGAGCGGCAAGATGCCGTTCCACGGCAACAGCTTCAGGGAGACGTTTGAGCTCGTCGTTGGCAACCGCTGGTCtttcagcagcgacacgtgGGCGAGCGTCACTCCAACAGCGAAGGACTTCATTGAGGCCTGTCTTACCTACGACCCGGTGGAGCGTCCGacggcgctggagctgctgcagcatccGTGGCTCGCCAACGAGCAGCCCCACGTGCACCTCGGGCGCAGCCTTGAGTCACTGCGCAGTCTCACAAAGACGAAGGTGAAGGCGGCAGTGCGGGTATTCTGCTGGACGCAGAGCCTCCTCGGTCCGCTGGACTGGACGCCGCCGTTCATGCGTTTCCTGCGGCACAGCGACAAGTTCTCCACGGTTCTTACACACCAGTCGCAGACAGAcccgcagcaggtgcacacCGTGGACTTTGGCAAGGCGCTGAATCACGAGAAGCCCGGCTGGCGCATCCAGGACTGCTGCACGTGTCCTTCGGAGCAGGTCTGTCGGCACATCCAGAACGTACACGAGTACCTCTTCGTCGGCAAGCGCTCTATGGAGGTGTACCCGTTCATCGACGAGCTGCGGATGATGCACGAGGAGGCTGAGGATCGCCTTACGGCGGACCAGCGCGACGCCGAGGCGAGGAAGCGGCTAGACCAGGTCAACTACCTCATTGAGGCCGCCTGCGTCTTCTCGGACGAGTTGGCAAAGGTGCCGGCGGGGGAGCTCAAACCGAACCTGATGCTGGACGGATCGCGCAACACTCTCTTTCGTGCCCTGGGCGGCTCTCGCAGTGTGACGAAGACGTGGCATGGGCCGGATAAGAAGGATGTGGCGCACCGGGTGGTGGAGAAGATGCGCGCCCAGAAGTTGGCCTCGCCGGCGACAGGAAAGTCGACCAAGGCAGCTGCCATGCCGCGGTCCTCGACGCCCACCCCCAAGGCGTCCAGCAAACCATCATCAACAAGTAAGAGGATCAAAACAGCGCCGAACGCTGGCACGCCGAGCAGATGCAGCTGA
- a CDS encoding conserved hypothetical protein (previous protein_id=AAZ10002.1), giving the protein MPTKRVVSKRPAEVPLHPSDADAPSSTQHTADTAVASASATLTAAAAEVAAPKVIMSKAQRRKLKKPPVIVTAEMKERAREETRELRKHLRILKSNGARRKVAKLREKRPREHNMNEEAVNAFDTDFRPHKKGRRLE; this is encoded by the coding sequence ATGCCCACAAAGCGCGTCGTTTCAAAGCGGCCAGCTGAGGTGCCTCTTCACCCCTCCGACGCCGACGCCCCGTCGTCGACGCAGCACACCGCTGACACTGCTGTTGCCAGTGCCAGCGCCACCCtgactgcggcagcagcggaggtggcggcaccgaAGGTGATCATGTcgaaggcgcagcggcgtaAACTGAAGAAACCACCGGTAATCGTGACGGCCGAGATGAAGGAGCGGGCGCGGGAGGAGACTcgggagctgcgcaagcaccTCCGCATTCTCAAGTCCAACGGTGCCAGGCGGAAGGTGGCGAAGCTCCGTGAGAAGCGCCCGCGCGAGCACAACATGAATGAGGAAGCTGTGAACGCCTTCGACACGGACTTCCGCCCGCATAAGAAGGGACGCCGTCTCGAGTGA
- a CDS encoding conserved hypothetical protein (previous protein_id=AAZ10000.1), with translation MLRCNISQRVPTHPVVSVKSGLVFERSLVEKYVDEHGRCPVTGDPLRKEDLITAQGAAPDASIASSGSLGAASVPTLLERLQVEWEGVALEQFSLRQQVTQLQLELAHALQQYDAACRVIARLSKELDSLRGGKAVAAEETDKGPAVVVVPAPVLRRMDAAEAAERQARKQRKAAAGSTAATPSQLTEEAQWVATPSSSASASSARSAVRVAAAADASSSGVFVSAVTGDHAIVRYSPDGFSEEARGIGHTATVHTLASQPGDILLSAAEDLTVRVWSTKGAALTVMHTLRYASGVVAMSQRTVGGAYMLCGAGDGVLTLSDLESGAHVVATAPLTLDTTSGALTCVELHPYASLAAVAFQPTELQLWDAREMRADTFISHVRGTAPRTHICSASFSADCVSLAAGLTDGSVYVWDLRQVLAPVAVLPPSADAVPATVRYAPDGRSLVVGGHGVTLYDCARLSASSTAVEAVATAGLKASAVCDVCWTTSGTDVLCGSVDGVVRLYSTAAGAT, from the coding sequence ATGCTACGCTGCAACATCTCTCAGCGGGTGCCGACACATCCAGTGGTGTCTGTCAAGTCGGGGCTCGTCTTTGAGCGCAGCCTCGTCGAGAAGTACGTTGACGAGCATGGCCGCTGCCCCGTCACAGGGGATCCGCTGCGCAAGGAGGATCTCATAACGGCCCAGGGCGCTGCTCCAGATGCGTCCATCGCGTCCAGTGGCAGTCTCGGAGCTGCCTCTGTCCCTACGCTTCTGGAGCGCCTCCAAGtggagtgggagggggtggcgctggagcagtTCAGCCTCCGCCAGCAGGTAACGCAActgcagctggagctggCGCACGCGCTACAGCAGTACGACGCCGCCTGCAGGGTGATTGCGCGGCTTAGCAAGGAGCTCGATTCCCTCCGCGGAGGCAAAGCCGTGGCTGCCGAGGAGACTGACAAGGGCCccgctgtggtggtggtgccggcgccggtgctgcggcgcatggacgctgccgaggcggcaGAGCGTCAGGCACGCAAACAgcgcaaggcggcggcgggctcgacggcggccacaCCGTCGCAActcacggaggaggcgcagtgGGTCGCCACGCCGTCGTCATCGGCGTCCGCATCCTCTGCACGCTCGGCCGTGcgcgttgcggcggcggccgacgccagcagctcgGGCGTCTtcgtcagcgccgtcacGGGCGATCACGCCATTGTGCGGTACAGCCCTGACGGTTtcagcgaggaggcgcgtgGAATAGGGCACACTGCCACCGTGCACACACTGGCGAGTCAGCCGGGCGACATCCTGCtctccgccgcggaggacctgacggtgcgtgtgtggtcgACGAAGGGCGCTGCGCTGACAGTCATGCACACGCTGCGGTACGCGAGTGGGGTGGTTGCCATGAGCCAGCGGACGGTGGGTGGGGCCTACATGCtctgcggcgccggtgatgGCGTCCTCACCCTCTCCGACCTGGAGAGCGGCGCGCACGttgtggcgacggcgccgctgacgctcGACACGACATCGGGGGCGCTGACGTGTGTGGAGCTGCACCCGTACGCCTCTCTTGCAGCCGTGGCTTTCCAGCCAACGGAGCTGCAGTTGTGGGATGCACGCGAGATGCGCGCCGACACCTTCATCTCCCACGTGCGGGGCACTGctccgcgcacgcacattTGCAGCGCCAGCTTTAGTGCGGACTGCGTGTCCCTCGCGGCTGGCCTCACGGATGGCTCGGTGTACGTGTGGGACCTTCGCCAGGTTTTGGCCCCCgtagcggtgctgccgccgagcgccgacgccgtcccAGCCACGGTACGCTACGCCCCAGACGGACGCTCTCTCGTCGTTGGCGGACACGGTGTGACCTTATACGACTGCGCACGCCTGTCGGCCTCGTCCACCGCGGTCGAAGCCGTTGCGACGGCAGGACTCAAGGCGAGTGCGGTGTGCGACGTGTGCTGGACGACGAGCGGTACCGACGTGCTGTGCGGTAGCGTGGACGGCGTTGTCCGCCTGTActccaccgcagccggcgcaACGTAG